One window from the genome of Nicotiana sylvestris chromosome 9, ASM39365v2, whole genome shotgun sequence encodes:
- the LOC104217281 gene encoding retrovirus-related Pol polyprotein from transposon TNT 1-94 isoform X1 — MSSMKFEIDRFNGRNNFNIWKIQMMALLRREGSIHAIDRKYPTDISAPDKEKIEGDALSAIQLSLAPNVLCEVSTGTEETAKQLWEKLEGLYQDRSVTTRMLLQRRLHTFKMGPGTSLQDHLDAFNKLVMDLQIAGIKREEETLACALLFSLTSGYRDIENSMMYSKEPIKLEQVRQALNSSDVRRHIEGDRDDQASGLFVRGRTSQQGKTKSKHRSKSRVNKKNTECWGCGKKGHFERDCPMSKSKEKASASTVEQDENAARSPYHV; from the exons atgagttccatgaagtttgaaattgatagattcaatggacgcaacaacttcaatatctggaagatccagatgatggcgttactgcggagggaaggttcaatccatgctattgacagaaagtatcctacggatatatcagctcccgacaaggagaagattgaaggggatgcattgagtgcaatccaactatcccttgcacctaacgtgctttgtgaagtgagtacgggtaccgaagagacggccaaacagttgtgggaaaagctagaagggctataccaagaccgatcagtgacaacaagaatgttgttacaacggcgtcttcacacatttaagatggggccaggtacttcgttacaagatcatttagatgcgtttaataaacttgtcatggacttacagattgcaggaattaaaagggaggaggagacgcttgcatgtgctttgctattttcattgacttcaggatatcgtgatattgagaattcaatgatgtatagcaaggagcctatcaagcttgagcaagtgcggcaggcacttaactctagtgatgtgcggaggcacattgaaggagatagagatgaccaggcaagtggcctctttgtaagaggccggactagccaacagggaaagaccaaatcaaagcacagatcaaagtctcgtgtgaacaagaagaatacagagtgttggggttgtggcaagaaggggcactttgaacgagattgcccaatgtcaaagtccaaggaaaaggcgagtgcatctacagttgaacag GATGAGAATGCTGCAAGAAGTCCCTATCATGTCTGA